GCATCGCAGCGAGCCGGTCGTGGATCAGTCCTCGGTCAGGCCCGTCTCGAGGTCGGCGAAGCCCGCCGCGACGAGGTCGCCGATCGTCGGCTCGTCGCCCTCCTGCCGCACCCACACGCGCACGGCGGTCTTCACGACGCTCGCGGCGGCGCCGGCGACGAGTCGGGGGTGCGCCTCGGTCTCGGCGTCGAGCCCCATCCGCTCGGCGACGGCGACGCGGATGGCGTCCTCGAGCGCGTCGTACTGCGCCATGCGGTGCGGCAGCAGCGTCGGGTACGCGTCGATGAGCCGCTCCTTGATGCGCAGCGCCTCGAGCTGCTCGGGCGTCCACGAGCGCACGCCGTAGACGAGCAGCGTGCGCAGGGATGCGAGCGGTGCCTCGTCGTCGGGGCGGTCGCGCAGCGCCGCGGTGAGCACGCCGAGGTCGTCCTCGCCGGCGGCGACGATCGCGGCCTCCTTCGACGGGAAGTAGTTCGACAGCGTGCGCGGCGACACGAAGGCGCGCTCGGCGATCTCCTCGACCAGCACGCCGTCGACGCCGTGCTCGACGGCGAGTCCGAAGGCGGCGTCGGCGATGGTGCGGCGCGTGTGCAGCTTCTTGCGTTCGCGCAGCGACGGTCGTCGGCTCTGCGCAGGGTCCTTCTCGGGCATGAGGCGACACCTTAGAACGTGCCGCTGGGGAAATCCTGCGCAACCTGTAACCCTGTGGACAATTCGAACGTTCGAAGTGTCCACGGGGGACGATTTCGCGACTCGCAGCACTCGCCGGGCATGTTCACAGTTCGCATTCAGGTTCGCACGCCGAACTCTTGCCAAACTCCTCGAATTGCGGGAGACGCAAATGCGCTCCACCTGAAGTCATCTCGCAGACCGTGCGGCCAGGCACGGAACCCGACCCGATAGGAACCCACCATGTTCGCAGCACTGCAGGCCATCCAGGGCCGCATCGCAGACCGCTTCTCCGCCTCCGACCGCGGCGCCACCGCCGTCGAGTACGGCCTCCTCGTCGGCCTCATCGCCGTCGCGATCATCACCGCCGTCTTCCTCCTCGGCGAGCAGCTGAACACGATGTTCGGCGAGGTGCTCACCGCCCTCCAGGGTGGCGGCGCGCCGGCCGGTACCGACGGCTAGTCACCGCTCCATCGTCGGATGCGGCGGCGGGCCTGAAGGTCTGCCGCCGCATCCACCGTTTTCGGCATCGCACGCCATCGGAGGAGGTCGTCGTGCGTGCACTTCGCACTCGTGCGCTGCGCGAGGCGAGGGACCGGGGAGCGGTCGCGGTCGAGTTCGCGATCGTGCTGCCCGTGCTCGTCGCCCTGACGCTCGGCATCCTCGCCTTCGGCTACGCGCTGCACATCCAGTCGGTGCTCGACGCGTCCGCCCGTGAGGCGGTGCGCATCGCCGCCATCTCGACGCTTCCCGACCGCGCGGCCGCCGCGCGCGAGGCGGCCATCGCCACGGCGACGCCCAGCGTCACGCTGCAGCCGTCGAACATCGCCATCAGCCCCATCACGTGCCTGATCGGCGACCGCGTCACCGTGACCATCACGGTCGACCACCAGCTGCTCGGCGGCCTCGGCGCCATCGAGCTCACCGGACGAGGGACCATGCGATGCGGAGGCTGACCCGCGCGCGCCGCGACCGCGGCGCAGCCGCCACCTGGGTGGCGCTGCTCATCGTGCCCCTGCTCGTCGTCGGCGCCCTCGGCATCGACGTCGGGCTCGTGCAGGTCGACCGCCAGCGCCTGCAGACCGGCGCCGACGCGGCGGCGCTCGCCATCGCGACGCAGTGCTCGCGCCAGGTGTGCACGAACACCACCAACGCGCTCGCGGCGCAGGACATGGCGACGGCCAACGCGCCGCTCGTCGACCCCGCCTACGCCACGGTCGACGTCATCGACCGCACCGAGGGCTACGTCGAGGTCACGACGACCTCGACGCGCGACCACTTCTTCGGCCCCGTCGCCGGCATCGACTCCTCCCAGCTCAGCGCGACGTCCGGCGCGCGCTGGGGCTACCCCGAGCGCGGCACCGTCGACCCGCCGCTCGCGATCTCGTGGTGCGCGCTCGCCGCCGCGGTGGGCACGAACGTCGTCCGTGACCTCACCGGGCGCATCGTCGGCGTCGACCTGCCCGTGGCCGGGCAGCGGTCGCTCCTGAGGTCGGTCGGCCTCAACGTCACGGTCTGCCCCGGGGCGCTGGTGTCGTCGCTCGGGCTCTCGGGGCTGCTCCAGACCCTGCCCTTCGGCTTCCTCGCCGGCCCCGGATGCGGGAGCACCGTCGTCGAGGTCGGCGCGTGGGTGTCGCAGTACCCGCAGACGAACGCCCCTGCGGCCTGCCAGCCGCCGAACTTCGCCCAGTATCTCGGCGAGACCCTCTACCTGCCGGTCTACAGCGAGATCCGACTCAACAACCTCACGCGCACGAACCAGTTCCGCATCTACGCGTTCGTCGCCGTCACGATCCACGGCTACAACCTCGGCAACGGCATCCGGTCGAACCCCAACCCGTGCCCGCCGACGCTGCTCAATCCCGACCCTCGGTGCCTCGACCTCAGCTTCGAGCTCGAGCTCGGCATCGACTCCCCATCCGACGACTTCGAGTACGGCCCCGGCGCCCCGCCCATCGGCGACCCGCGCGTGCAGCTCGTGCTTCCAGAGGAGAGACCATGATCCGTCGCGTGCTCGTCATCGCGTCGGCGCTCGTGCTCGCGATCGTGGGAGGCGTCGTGACGTTCTCCTACGCATCCGGCGCCGACGCCCGCGCCATGGCCGGACTCGAGCCCACCCCGGTGCTCGTCGTCGTCGAGCCCATCGCCCAGGGCACGCCGGCGTCGGCGATCGCCGACGCCGTCGAGCTCGACGAGCTGCCCGCCTCCGCGGTCGCGCCCGGCGCGCTCACCGACCTCGGTGACATCGCCGACCAGGTCGCCACGTCGGACCTCGTCGTGGGCGAGCAGCTGCTCGCGAGCCGCTTCGCGGCGCCCGACGACCTCGGCGGCGCCGTCGAGGTGCCCGAGGGCATGCACCTGCTGACGTTCGACCTCGAGGCGCGCCGCGTCGTCGGCGGCGACGTGCAGGCCGGCGACCGCGTGGGCGTCTTCGTCTCCGACGGCGACCCGCTCAACCCCGCGACGCGCCTCGTGCAGCACCGCGTGCTCGTCGTCGCCATCGCAGGCGGCGCCTCCACCACGACGAACGCCGAGACCGGCGAGCAGACCGAGCAGGCCGCCCAGCCGATGATCTCGATCACGCTCGCCGTCGACGCGACCGCGGCCCAGCAGCTCGTGTACTCGGCCGAGTACGAGCTCCTCTACCTCTCCCTCGAGCCCGAGGGCGCCGCCGACGGCCCGGGCGTCATCACGGAGGTCATCCGATGACCGCGGTCCTGCTCGTCTCCGACTCCCCCGAGCTGCACGCACGCGTGCACGACGCCTCCGGCGGCACGTGCATCGCCGTGCCCGCGCAACCGCTGCCCACGGATCCGCGGCACCTGCTGGCGCTCGCCGCGGCGCCGTCGCAGCCCGAGGTCCTCGTCGTCGACGCCACGCGGTCGTCGCGCGAGGCCATCGCGCTCGCCGCCCGCATCGACGTCGAGCTGCCCGGCACGGGCGTCGTGCTCGTGGGCGATCCCGACGTGCTGTCGCTCGACGCCATGCGCGCCGGCGTGCGCGACGTGCTGCCGCCCACGACCGACGTCGCCGCGCTGCGCACCGTGCTCGAGCGCGTGGCCGACAGCATGCGGATGCGGTACGCCGCCCCCGTCGTCGCAGGCATCGAGGCGACGACGCTCGAGACGCCCGGTCGCGTGCTCTCGGTGCTGTCGCCCAAGGGCGGCGCCGGCAAGACCACGATCTCGACGAACCTCGCCGTGGGCCTCGCGCTCGCCGATCCCGGATCCGTCGTGCTCGTCGACCTCGACCTGCAGTTCGGCGACGTCGCGACGGCCCTCGGGCTCGACCCCGAGTACGCCATCGACGACGTCGTGCGGGCGCAGGCCGTGCGCGACCCCATCGCGCTCAAGACGCGACTGACGCAGCACTCCTCGGGACTGTCGGTGCTCTGCGCGCCCGCGACCCCAGCGGGTGCCGACGTCGTGACGCCCGACCAGGTCGCCGCCGTCATCACGGCGCTCTCGCGCCAGTTCCGCCACGTCGTGCTCGACACCGCGCCCGGCCTCGACGCCACGACGCTCGCGGCGCTCGACCACACGACCGACCCGCTGCTGCTCACGACGTTCGACGTGCCCGGCGCGCGCGGCCTCGCGAAGGAGATGGCGACGCTGCGCGAGCTCGGGATGCTCACCCACGCCCGCCAGGTGGTGCTGAACTTCGCGAACCCCGGCAACGGGCTCAGCGTGCGTGACGTCGAGGCGACCATCGGGTCGAAGGTCGACCTCACGATCCCGCACTCGAAGGCCGCGACGGCCGCGATGAACATGGGCGTGCCGATCATGGCCGGCAAGCCGCGTGACGCCGTCGCCCGTCGCCTCGCCACGCTCGTCGCGTACTACCGCGAGGTCGACGAGCGCCGCTCGAGCGGCCGTCACCGGGCTGCGGCATGACCTCCCTCGCGAACCGGCTCGCCGCCGCGCGCGGCGACGAGGCCGCGCCCGCGGCGCCACTGCAGGCTCCCGCTCCGCTCGCGGCGCCGAGCGTGCCGCAGGCCGCCGCGCCCGCATCCCTGCCCGACGTCGAGCACCGCCAGACGCTCGCCGAGCGCACCCACGCGCCCTCGGCACCGGCGCCCGATGCCGATGGCCTGCAGCGCGTCAAGGCACGCGCTGCCGATGCCCTCTTCGCCCGCATCGGCACGCGCCTCAACGACCCCTCGCTCACGGAGGCGCAGCTGCACGCGCTCGTGCGCGAGGAGCTCGGTGCCGTCGTCGAGGCCGAGCCCACGCCGCTCACGACCGACGAGCGCCAGCGCCTCATGGCCGAGGTGCGCGACGACGTGCTGGGCCTCGGCCCGCTGCAGCGCCTGCTCGACGACGACACCGTCAGCGAGATCATGGTCAACGGCCCCGACATGGTCTACGTCGAGCAGCACGGCCGCCTCACCCTCTCCGGCGTGCGCTTCACGTCGGAGGACCAGCTGCGCCGCGTCATCGAGCGCATCGTCACGCGCGTCGGCCGCCGCATCGACGAGTCGTCGCCCATGGTCGACGCGCGCCTCGAGGACGGCTCGCGCGTCAACGCCGTCATCCCGCCGCTCGCGTTCTCGGGCTCGACCCTCACCATCCGCAAGTTCTCGCGCGACCCGCTCGTCGTCGACGACCTCATCCGCTTCGGCACGCTGACGCCGCAGATGGCCGAGTTCCTGCGCGCCTGCGTCGAGGCGCGCCTCAACATCATCGTCTCGGGCGGCACCGGCACGGGCAAGACGACGCTGCTCAACGTGCTGTCGTCGTGCATCCCCGACGACGAGCGCATCATCACGATCGAGGACGCCGTCGAGCTGCAGCTGCAGCAGGACCACGTCGTGCGCCTCGAGTCGCGTCCCGCGAACGTCGAGGGCAAGGGCGAGGTCACGATCCGCGACCTCGTGCGCAACAGCCTCCGCATGCGCCCCGACCGCATCGTCGTCGGCGAGGTGCGCGGCGGCGAGACGCTCGACATGCTGCAAGCCATGAACACGGGCCACGACGGCTCGCTCTCGACCGTGCACTCGAACTCGCCGCGCGACGCCGTCGCCCGCCTCGAGACCCTCGTGCTCATGGCCGGCATGGACCTGCCGCTGCGCGCCATCCGCGAGCAGATCGCGTCGGCCGTCGACGTCGTCGTGCAGCTCTCGAGGCTGCGTGACGGCACGCGCCGCATCACGGCCGTCACCGAGGTGCAGGGCATGGAGGGCGAGCTCGTGACGATGCAGGACGTCTTCGTGTTCGACTTCTCGGCCGGCGTGGATGCGCAGGGCCGTTTCCTCGGGTCGCCCATCGCGACGGGCGTGCGCCCGCGCTTCGCCGAACGCTTCGAGGACCACGGCATCGTCATCCCGCCCGGCACGTTCGACCCGCCCGTGCGGGCGGCGAAGGGCGCCTGGTGACCGCCGCGCTCGTCGGCGCGATCGTGGTCGCCGTCGGCATCGCCGTCGCCGTGCTCGTCGTGCTGCAGCCGTTCCGCGTGCGCCTCGCCCGCTCGCGGCGCCGCCCCGGCGTCGCCGAGGGCGAGGGTGCGCTCTCGGGTGCCGCGGACCTCGCCTCCAACCTCATGTCGAAGGCGATCCAGCCGCGCGCCGGCGCGCTGGCGCAGTCGCTCGACCTCGCCGGCATCCGCATGCGGCCGCAGGACTTCGCGCTGCTCGTGCTCTTCGGTGCCCTCGTGATCGCCGCGCTCGTGGTCGTGCTCGGCGGCGGCATCCTGGCGCTGCCGCTCGGGGCCGGCGCCGTGGGCATCGCCTGGCTCGTCGTGCGCTCGCGCGTCGCGAAGCGCCGCACCGAGTTCGCGAACCAGCTCGGCGGCACGCTGCAGCTCATGTCGTCGAGCCTGCGCGCGGGCCAGAGCCTCATGCAGGCGCTCGCGTCGGTCGCGAAGGAGGCTGAGGAGCCGACGAGCAGCGAGCTCACGCGCGTCGTGAACGAGACCCGCGTCGGCCGCCCCGTGGTCGACGCGCTCGAGGAGGCGGCCGACCGCATGGCGAACGTCGACTTCAAGTGGGCGACGCAGGCCATCGCCATCAACCGCGAGGTCGGCGGCAGCCTGTCGGAGGTGCTCGAGGGCGTCGCCGCCACCATCCGCGAGCGCGGCATGCTGCGGCGTCAGGTCGCTGCGCTGTCGGCAGAGGGTCGCCTCTCGGCGATCATCCTCATGATCCTGCCCGTCGGCGTCACCGGCTTCGTCGCGATCTCGAATCCGAGGTATCTCGCGCCGTTCGTCGAGCATCCGTTCGGTCCTGTGCTCATCGGCCTCGCGGTGCTGATGTTCGTCGTCGGTGGCCTCTGGCTGCGCAAGACCGTCGAGATCGAGCTCTGATGGACCCGCTCGTGCTCGTGGGATGCGCGCTCGTCGCCGGCTCGCTCGTCGTCGCCGTGCTCGCGCTCACGTCGTTCTCGACCGCCGAGCGCACCCGCACGCTCGCGAACCTGCAGCGCGGTGCGATCGCCGCCGAGGTCGCGGCGTCGACGCCGAAGGCTCGCCCGACCGAGGCGCCGCTCGCCGTGCGGCTCACACCCACGGCCGTGCTCTCGATGCTCGACCGGCAGCACTCGCGCGCCGGACGTCCCGCGGGCGCGCCCATCGAACGGCTGCTCGCGCTCAAGCTCGCGTGGGTGCCGATCGCGCTCGTGCTGATCGTGCTCGTGCTCGTCGGCCGGCCCGCACCGCTGCTGGTGCTCGTGGTGCTCCTCGGCTCCGTCATCGTCTACTTCCTGCCCGAGCTGCTGCTGCTCAGCCGCGGACAGGAGCGCGACCAGCGCATCCAGAAGGAGCTGCCCGACACGCTCGACCAGATGCTCATCGCCGTCGAGGCGGGCCTCGGATTCGATGCGGCGATGTCGCGCACGGCGGGCAACGGCGACGGCCCGCTCGCCGACGAGCTCACGCGCACGCTGCAGGAGATCCGCATGGGCCGCTCGCGCCGCGAGGCGTTCGAGCAGCTCGCAGAGCGGACCCAGGTCGCCGATCTGCGGCAGTTCGTGCGCGCGATCCTGCAGGCCGACGCCTACGGCATCTCGGTGACCGACGTGCTGCGCACGCAGGCCGGCGAGATGCGCCTCAAGCGTCGCCAGCGCGCCGAGGAAGAGGCGCAGAAGGTGCCGGTGAAGGTGCTCATGCCTGTGATGCTCTGCATCCTCCCCGTGCTCTTCATCGTCGTGCTCGCGCCCGCGGTGATCGACATCGTGGCGGCGTTCTCGTAGCGATTCCTCGAGGGCGTGGTCACCTCCTGCCGGTGAGTGGTCACCTCTGGTCGACGAGTGGTCGCTTGATGCACGCGACACGCCGTCTGGGGCGGCAACAAGTGACCACTCCTCTCGGGCGTCACCGGCCGCCGCTCGCTCGCCACAGCGCGATCCAGTCGTCGCGCGTCAGCGCCGTCGGGGATGCGTCGCGCGCGATGCCGCGAGCGCCCATCCACGCCTTCGCATCGTCGAGCCGCAGCGCGCGCGCCTGCGCGAGCATGCGCGCGAGGCCCCGGCCGGATGCGCCGAACACGTCGGCCACCATCCGCTCGTAGCCGGCGCGTGAGCGGATGCCGGGGTCGGGCCGCCGACTCACCGTGAAGAGACCCGCGTCGACCGCGGGCATCGGGCGGAACGCCGACCGCGGGATGCGCCGGTCGAGCGCGAAGTCGAACCACGGCGCCGCCTGCGCCGTCAGCTGCGTCGACCCGCCGACGCCCGCGCGGCGGCGCGCGACCTCCCACTGCGCCACGAGCACCGCATCCGTCCACCCCGGCGCGCGCAGCAGGCGCCGCAGCAGCGCGGTCGTGAGGTGGAACGGCAGGTTCGACACCACGACGTGCGGGCGCGCGTCGAAGCGGTGCTCGAGCGCGTCGGCGTGCTCGATGCGCACGTGGCCGGGCGTGCGCGCGTCGAGCCGAGCCGCGCGGCGAGCGTCGAGCTCCAGGCCGCGGATGGGTCGGCCGAGGCGTGCGAGCGGCTGCGTGATGGCGCCGTCGCCCGTGCCGATCTCGACGATCGGGCCGTCGGTCTCGGCGACGAGGTCGACGATGCGACGCACGGCTGCGCGGTCGACGAGGAAGCTCTGCCCGAGCTCGTGCCTGCCGGGCGCGTGGCGGGATGCGGTCGGCGGCTGCGCCGGCCGCGCCCCGGAGGTGGGGGTGCGGCGGTCGCCGGATGGGCTGCGCCGGTGGTCGCCGGGCTCGCCGCCGCGGTCGTGCGGTCGGCGGCCGCGGTCAGGCTGCGACGCTCGGTGGTCGGGGGCGCCGCGATCGGCGCGTCGGCGAGGATGCCGGGACATGGGAGGCTCCGCGAGGCTCGTGGGTGGCGGTGGCAGCACGAGGTGCCGCGACCGAGCGTGCGGACCGCGGGTGCGGGCGCAGCATGCTGCTGCAGCCGGCGACCGGCGGTCGGCGACGAGCCGAGCGAAGAGGGGATCGGCCCGCGCTCAGGCGCGGCGGATGCGGATCGCGTACATCGTTCCCATGCGGCCAGGCTAGCCGACCCCGCCCGCGCCCCGCATCCCGCACCTGACTGGGCAGTAGATGCCTGACTGGGCAGTAGATGCGCTCGAGTGGGCACGAGATGTCGCTGCGAGGCTGGTTTCACGACATCTACTGCCCAGTCGTCGTCTCCGGAGACCGCGTCAAGCCCGCACCGCGCACTCGAGCGCATCCGTACGGTGAGAGGGATGCCTCGACAGATCCTCTGGTTCCGCCGCGACCTGCGGCTCGGCGACCACCCCGCGCTCGGTGCCGCCGCGACCGAGGGCGACGTGCTGCCCGTCTTCATCCTCGACCGCACGCTGCTCGGCACGGCCGGCGACGTGCGCACCGCCGCGCTCGCCGACGCTCTCGCCCACCTGCGGCGCGCGACCGACGGCGCGCTCGTGGTGCGCACGGGCGACCCGGCCCGCATCCTGCCGCAGCTCGCGAAGGAGGTCGACGCGACCGCCGTGCACGTGAGCAGCGAGACCTTCCCCTATGGCCGCCGCCGCGACGCGCGCGTGCAGGAGGCGCTCGAGGCGAAGGACGTCGCGTGGGTCGAGACCGGCAGCCCGTACGCCGTCACCCCCGGCCGCGTGCGCAACGGATCCGGCGACCGCTACAAGGTGTTCACGCCCTTCTCGAAGGCGTGGCTCGAGCACGGATGGCGTGCCCCGGCCGACGACCCCGAGGGACTGCGCTGGTGTCGGCTCGTGGAGACCGACGAGGTGCCCGAGGCGCCGGCGATCGACGCCGACATCCCGACCATCTCCGAGGAGGCGGCCCTCGAGCGGTGGCATGCCTTCCTCGACGACGACCTCGACGACTACGACGACGGCCGCGACCGACCCGGCGACGACACGACCAGCCGCATGTCGGCGCACCTCAAGTGGGGCACCATCCATCCGCGCACGATGCTCGCCGACCTCGAGCGCCGCGCGCGCGGCCGCACGGGCAAGCGCATGCAGTCGCTGCTGCGCTACCGCACCGAGCTCGCCTGGCGCGAGTTCTACGCCGACGTGCTGTGGCACGCGCCGAAGAGCGACTGGCACGACCTCACCGACGCGCTCGACGGCATGGCCTACGACGAACCGGGCGACGCGTTCGACGCGTGGCGCGAGGGCCGCACGGGGTTCCCGATGGTGGATGCGGGCATGCGGCAGCTGCTCGCCGAGGGGTGGATGCACAATCGCGTGCGCATGCTCACCGCCTCGTTCCTCGTGAAGGACCTGCACGTGTGGTGGCCGCACGGTGCCCGCCACTTCCTCGACCACCTCGTCGACGGCGACGTCGCATCCAACAACCACGGCTGGCAGTGGACGGCGGGCACGGGCACGGATGCCGCGCCGTACTTCCGCGTGTTCAACCCCGTGCTGCAGGGTCAGCGGTTCGACCCCGAGGGCGAGTACGTGCGGCGGTGGATCCCCGAGCTGCGGCACGTGGGCGGCGGCGCGGTGCACGAGCCGTGGAAGGTCGACGACGGCTATCGCGACGGCTATCCCGAGCGCATCCTCGACCACAAGGAGGAGCGCGCCGAGGCGCTCGACCGGCTGGCGGCGACGAAGCGCTGAGCGAAGACTGGGCACTTGATGTCGTGAATGCGGTCGATCGACGACATCTACTGCCCACTCGAGCGCATCTACTGCCCAGTCGGGAGCACGCACGACGCCCCGCCACCGGAGACGGTGGCGGGGCGTGCGCGTAGCGCGAGCGAGCAGAGCGCGGGTCAGCGCACCGGAGCCCTGCGGATCAGCAGCACCCACGCGCCGGCGGCGAGCACGGCGACGACCGCGACGATGCCCATCCATCCGATCCACGGCACCGAGCCGAGGGCGATGAAGACCTGCTCCATCATCCCCGGCACCACGAGCGCGATCGAGACGAGCAGGAACGGCACGAGCGCGAGCGACGTGAGCGCGATCCACAGGCCGCGCTGCCCCCACCGCAGGTACACGGTCGAGACGGCGGCGCCGAGGAACATCGCCATGAGCAGCAGCAGGAACGTCTGCACCGCCGTCTGCCACCAGTCGCCCGTGCCGACGTAGACGACGTCGAACATGCGGATGCGCAGGCCGAAGCCGTCGGTTGCCTGCTCGATCGACTTCAGGATCGTGATCGCGGTCGTGAAGAAGGCCGCGATGATGCCGAACACCGCGAGCGTGCCCGCGGCGAACTCGCGACGCGTGATGCCGAGGCCGAGCGACAGCGGGAAGATCTGCAGCATCGCCGTGAACCCGAAGCCCATGAGCGGGCCGAGCACCGAGAAGACGGCGCCGTTCCACTGCATGCCCTGGTGCATGCCGTCGAGCTCCGACGGGTCGTCGACGCTCAGGTTGGCGATGACG
The sequence above is a segment of the Agrococcus jejuensis genome. Coding sequences within it:
- a CDS encoding TetR/AcrR family transcriptional regulator; the protein is MPEKDPAQSRRPSLRERKKLHTRRTIADAAFGLAVEHGVDGVLVEEIAERAFVSPRTLSNYFPSKEAAIVAAGEDDLGVLTAALRDRPDDEAPLASLRTLLVYGVRSWTPEQLEALRIKERLIDAYPTLLPHRMAQYDALEDAIRVAVAERMGLDAETEAHPRLVAGAAASVVKTAVRVWVRQEGDEPTIGDLVAAGFADLETGLTED
- a CDS encoding Flp family type IVb pilin, whose amino-acid sequence is MFAALQAIQGRIADRFSASDRGATAVEYGLLVGLIAVAIITAVFLLGEQLNTMFGEVLTALQGGGAPAGTDG
- a CDS encoding TadE/TadG family type IV pilus assembly protein yields the protein MRALRTRALREARDRGAVAVEFAIVLPVLVALTLGILAFGYALHIQSVLDASAREAVRIAAISTLPDRAAAAREAAIATATPSVTLQPSNIAISPITCLIGDRVTVTITVDHQLLGGLGAIELTGRGTMRCGG
- a CDS encoding Tad domain-containing protein, yielding MRRLTRARRDRGAAATWVALLIVPLLVVGALGIDVGLVQVDRQRLQTGADAAALAIATQCSRQVCTNTTNALAAQDMATANAPLVDPAYATVDVIDRTEGYVEVTTTSTRDHFFGPVAGIDSSQLSATSGARWGYPERGTVDPPLAISWCALAAAVGTNVVRDLTGRIVGVDLPVAGQRSLLRSVGLNVTVCPGALVSSLGLSGLLQTLPFGFLAGPGCGSTVVEVGAWVSQYPQTNAPAACQPPNFAQYLGETLYLPVYSEIRLNNLTRTNQFRIYAFVAVTIHGYNLGNGIRSNPNPCPPTLLNPDPRCLDLSFELELGIDSPSDDFEYGPGAPPIGDPRVQLVLPEERP
- the cpaB gene encoding Flp pilus assembly protein CpaB; amino-acid sequence: MIRRVLVIASALVLAIVGGVVTFSYASGADARAMAGLEPTPVLVVVEPIAQGTPASAIADAVELDELPASAVAPGALTDLGDIADQVATSDLVVGEQLLASRFAAPDDLGGAVEVPEGMHLLTFDLEARRVVGGDVQAGDRVGVFVSDGDPLNPATRLVQHRVLVVAIAGGASTTTNAETGEQTEQAAQPMISITLAVDATAAQQLVYSAEYELLYLSLEPEGAADGPGVITEVIR
- a CDS encoding AAA family ATPase, producing MTAVLLVSDSPELHARVHDASGGTCIAVPAQPLPTDPRHLLALAAAPSQPEVLVVDATRSSREAIALAARIDVELPGTGVVLVGDPDVLSLDAMRAGVRDVLPPTTDVAALRTVLERVADSMRMRYAAPVVAGIEATTLETPGRVLSVLSPKGGAGKTTISTNLAVGLALADPGSVVLVDLDLQFGDVATALGLDPEYAIDDVVRAQAVRDPIALKTRLTQHSSGLSVLCAPATPAGADVVTPDQVAAVITALSRQFRHVVLDTAPGLDATTLAALDHTTDPLLLTTFDVPGARGLAKEMATLRELGMLTHARQVVLNFANPGNGLSVRDVEATIGSKVDLTIPHSKAATAAMNMGVPIMAGKPRDAVARRLATLVAYYREVDERRSSGRHRAAA
- a CDS encoding CpaF family protein; this encodes MTSLANRLAAARGDEAAPAAPLQAPAPLAAPSVPQAAAPASLPDVEHRQTLAERTHAPSAPAPDADGLQRVKARAADALFARIGTRLNDPSLTEAQLHALVREELGAVVEAEPTPLTTDERQRLMAEVRDDVLGLGPLQRLLDDDTVSEIMVNGPDMVYVEQHGRLTLSGVRFTSEDQLRRVIERIVTRVGRRIDESSPMVDARLEDGSRVNAVIPPLAFSGSTLTIRKFSRDPLVVDDLIRFGTLTPQMAEFLRACVEARLNIIVSGGTGTGKTTLLNVLSSCIPDDERIITIEDAVELQLQQDHVVRLESRPANVEGKGEVTIRDLVRNSLRMRPDRIVVGEVRGGETLDMLQAMNTGHDGSLSTVHSNSPRDAVARLETLVLMAGMDLPLRAIREQIASAVDVVVQLSRLRDGTRRITAVTEVQGMEGELVTMQDVFVFDFSAGVDAQGRFLGSPIATGVRPRFAERFEDHGIVIPPGTFDPPVRAAKGAW
- a CDS encoding type II secretion system F family protein — translated: MTAALVGAIVVAVGIAVAVLVVLQPFRVRLARSRRRPGVAEGEGALSGAADLASNLMSKAIQPRAGALAQSLDLAGIRMRPQDFALLVLFGALVIAALVVVLGGGILALPLGAGAVGIAWLVVRSRVAKRRTEFANQLGGTLQLMSSSLRAGQSLMQALASVAKEAEEPTSSELTRVVNETRVGRPVVDALEEAADRMANVDFKWATQAIAINREVGGSLSEVLEGVAATIRERGMLRRQVAALSAEGRLSAIILMILPVGVTGFVAISNPRYLAPFVEHPFGPVLIGLAVLMFVVGGLWLRKTVEIEL
- a CDS encoding type II secretion system F family protein, giving the protein MDPLVLVGCALVAGSLVVAVLALTSFSTAERTRTLANLQRGAIAAEVAASTPKARPTEAPLAVRLTPTAVLSMLDRQHSRAGRPAGAPIERLLALKLAWVPIALVLIVLVLVGRPAPLLVLVVLLGSVIVYFLPELLLLSRGQERDQRIQKELPDTLDQMLIAVEAGLGFDAAMSRTAGNGDGPLADELTRTLQEIRMGRSRREAFEQLAERTQVADLRQFVRAILQADAYGISVTDVLRTQAGEMRLKRRQRAEEEAQKVPVKVLMPVMLCILPVLFIVVLAPAVIDIVAAFS
- the erm gene encoding 23S ribosomal RNA methyltransferase Erm, which gives rise to MSRHPRRRADRGAPDHRASQPDRGRRPHDRGGEPGDHRRSPSGDRRTPTSGARPAQPPTASRHAPGRHELGQSFLVDRAAVRRIVDLVAETDGPIVEIGTGDGAITQPLARLGRPIRGLELDARRAARLDARTPGHVRIEHADALEHRFDARPHVVVSNLPFHLTTALLRRLLRAPGWTDAVLVAQWEVARRRAGVGGSTQLTAQAAPWFDFALDRRIPRSAFRPMPAVDAGLFTVSRRPDPGIRSRAGYERMVADVFGASGRGLARMLAQARALRLDDAKAWMGARGIARDASPTALTRDDWIALWRASGGR
- a CDS encoding cryptochrome/photolyase family protein; this encodes MPRQILWFRRDLRLGDHPALGAAATEGDVLPVFILDRTLLGTAGDVRTAALADALAHLRRATDGALVVRTGDPARILPQLAKEVDATAVHVSSETFPYGRRRDARVQEALEAKDVAWVETGSPYAVTPGRVRNGSGDRYKVFTPFSKAWLEHGWRAPADDPEGLRWCRLVETDEVPEAPAIDADIPTISEEAALERWHAFLDDDLDDYDDGRDRPGDDTTSRMSAHLKWGTIHPRTMLADLERRARGRTGKRMQSLLRYRTELAWREFYADVLWHAPKSDWHDLTDALDGMAYDEPGDAFDAWREGRTGFPMVDAGMRQLLAEGWMHNRVRMLTASFLVKDLHVWWPHGARHFLDHLVDGDVASNNHGWQWTAGTGTDAAPYFRVFNPVLQGQRFDPEGEYVRRWIPELRHVGGGAVHEPWKVDDGYRDGYPERILDHKEERAEALDRLAATKR